The Danio aesculapii chromosome 8, fDanAes4.1, whole genome shotgun sequence genome window below encodes:
- the mpeg1.1 gene encoding macrophage expressed 1, tandem duplicate 1, which translates to MESRAFHLLMLCCFISICNLHPLIRPNNGLRLCRKNSSLTALEVLPGGGWDNLRNIDMGRVMNLSYSQCQTTEDGVYLIPDEVFVIPQKVSGVETNSEIIMSWLDQKSSTSSSINADVSFFSVLNAKFSTENQRMKTHQVKEGSVTARVQVRNHLYTVKAYPDFTLDSRFAKQAEEIADAIENNQTRHANYLSEKLILDYGTHVITSVDAGATLVQEDYLKMSYISNSQSDKSSVSASAGVNFFDKVKFDIGGSTSQGSSQSSSYQGNITYSLIQSHGGALFYPGITLQKWQQSTLNNLVAIDRSGLPLHYFLNPLTFPDLPTPTVNKLASTVRKAAERYYKVNTIPGCVNVDSPNFNFQANVDDASCEGPITNLSFGGIYQRCTPLTPDGNIICDETAQKNPSTGGYSCPQHYNTTLLHSEIVEKGFNHYECHTHCHSCGFLGWSTCCDKTCGDSYHVRRAKLETFWCSSTHKTPENSGYLFGGLFGPGIQNPLTKSSGCPPSYFTQRFLSNGMMICMSNDYEVGTRFSVPFAGFFSCQSGNPLSNGQSRCPPQFSQHLAAISDGCQVLYCVQSGVFSGGHLKPVRLPPFTRPPVVGMIATNTVAVMTEGDRSWVRVGETKMWRLAKPGDIKQMESILNGSEMSGGKKAGVAIGIIVLVALVVAGTVVLMKRRNRFSSLKLNRGYEEISEGRSESSVEIEQEQNEAANENPNQQLLP; encoded by the exons ATGGAATCAAGAGCATTTCACTTGCTGATGCTCTGCTGTTTTATCAGCATCTGCAACCTGCATCCGCTCATTCGTCCCAATAATGGACTACGACTGTGCCGCAAAAACTCAAGTTTGACAGCACTGGAGGTTCTACCAGGTGGAGGCTGGGATAACCTGCGCAACATAGACATGGGACGAGTGATGAATCTGAGCTATTCTCAGTGTCAGACCACAGAAGATGGAGTCTATCTCATTCCAGATGAAGTCTTTGTCATTCCACAGAAAGTGAGCGGAGTGGAAACAAACTCTGAGATCATCATGTCATGGCTAGACCAGAAAAGCTCCACTTCAAGCTCCATTAATGCTGATGTTTCCTTCTTCTCGGTGCTCAAtgcaaaattctccacagaaaacCAGCGCATGAAGACCCACCAAGTGAAAGAGGGTTCTGTGACAGCACGGGTTCAA GTCCGTAACCATCTGTACACAGTAAAGGCGTATCCTGACTTTACTCTGGACTCCCGCTTTGCAAAACAGGCAGAAGAAATCGCGGACGCCATTGAAAACAATCAAACACGTCATGCTAATTATTTGTCAGAGAAACTCATACTTGATTACGGCACTCATGTCATCACAAGTGTTGATGCTGGAGCCACATTGGTGCAGGAAGactatttaaaaatgtcttaTATCTCCAACAGTCAGTCAGACAAGTCTTCTGTTTCAGCATCAGCCGGCGTTAACTTCTTTGACAAAGTTAAATTTGATATTGGTGGGAGTACCTCCCAAGGCAGCTCTCAAAGCAGTAGTTATCAGGGTAACATCACCTATTCTTTAATTCAGAGCCACGGAGGAGCTTTATTCTACCCAGGTATCACTCTGCAGAAGTGGCAACAAAGTACGCTCAATAATCTGGTGGCCATTGACCGCTCTGGGCTGCCGTTGCACTATTTTCTTAATCCATTAACATTCCCAGACCTCCCAACACCAACAGTAAATAAACTGGCTTCAACAGTGCGTAAAGCAGCAGAGCGTTACTATAAAGTGAACACCATTCCAGGTTGTGTAAATGTGGATTCCCCAAACTTCAACTTCCAGGCAAATGTAGATGATGCGTCTTGTGAGGGTCCAATCACCAATCTTAGCTTTGGTGGCATTTACCAAAGATGCACTCCATTGACTCCAGATGGAAACATCATCTGTGATGAAACAGCACAGAAAAACCCATCCACCGGGGGTTATTCTTGCCCTCAGCATTACAACACTACCTTGTTACACTCTGAGATAGTAGAAAAAGGCTTTAATCATTATGAATGCCACACCCACTGCCATTCCTGTGGTTTCTTAGGGTGGTCTACCTGTTGTGACAAAACATGTGGTGATTCTTACCACGTCCGTCGTGCTAAACTTGAAACATTCTGGTGTTCTTCAACACATAAAACCCCTGAGAACTCTGGATATCTCTTTGGAGGTCTGTTTGGACCAGGCATCCAAAACCCATTGACCAAATCCAGCGGTTGTCCTCCAAGTTACTTCACCCAACGCTTCTTGTCTAATGGCATGATGATTTGTATGAGCAATGATTATGAGGTTGGAACAAGATTCTCAGTGCCATTTGCTGGGTTTTTcagttgtcaatctggcaaccctcTTTCAAATGGTCAATCTCGCTGTCCACCTCAGTTCAGCCAACATCTAGCTGCCATCAGTGATGGCTGTCAGGTTTTGTACTGTGTCCAGTCTGGTGTGTTCAGTGGTGGTCATTTAAAACCAGTCCGTCTTCCACCATTCACAAGACCACCAGTGGTCGGCATGATTGCGACAAACACAGTAGCCGTAATGACAGAAGGTGACCGTTCTTGGGTGAGAGTTGGAGAAACTAAAATGTGGCGATTGGCAAAGCCTGGTGACATTAAACAAATGGAATCAATTCTAAATGGCTCTGAGATGTCTGGAGGAAAAAAGGCTGGAGTAGCCATTGGTATAATAGTTCTGGTTGCTCTTGTTGTCGCAGGCACCGTGGTTCTAATGAAAAGGAGAAATAGGTTCTCTAGCCTAAAGCTGAACAGAGGTTATGAAGAGATTAGTGAGGGACGAAGTGAGAGCAGTGTTGAGATTGAACAAGAGCAGAATGAAGCTGCAAATGAAAACCCCAATCAACAACTACTCCCATAA
- the prf1.5 gene encoding perforin 1.5: protein MDTNNCVFPTFLCIFLMLAHWYSSSACHTGSQAECEKAPFVPGYNLAGEGFDVVKMRRKGAFLINVKSHMDNGTCTICKNRFQGGQMQKLPSAVLDWRPFSRCSKQLSSALHHSVDSLMKSSTSLVNNNWEMDLSLDDMGKVIFGGSRSDIAQFAHSQNTMDKATFALHEISCTYYSYRITDHPELSGEFLKHLQKLPARYDAQTKPLYRMTIDTYGTHYIRQVHLGGRVRRVTAFRTCLATLKGFSETDIKNCLNIELKITLGFLPGNASLSNKCSQILKDNLSMGFYQGFMTHKTEVLGGEKYFPDLVLNQSPAEAYTNWMMSLHDNPDVISYAIFPLHHLVADPEVSSNLKKAVTEYIEENMISVDHKENQECSQTSNLDHNCCPMRAGRGTLIVLVQRAAALKADLFTRTDGYVKVWYNLMYEETEVVMNNNDPEWNITYNFGSVEFGHELIFEVWDSDVIYNDMVGKCVVSPERGIHSHSCKLKKGVLYFTYKASCDAHLTGPRCSRYSPKM from the exons ATGGACACCAATAACTGTGTTTTCCCCACATTCCTGTGCATTTTTCTGATGTTGGCACACTGGTACTCAAGTTCAGCTTGTCACACTGGCTCTCAGGCAGAATGTGAAAAAGCTCCATTTGTGCCTGGTTACAATCTAGCAGGAGAAGGATTTGATGTAGTCAAGATGCGTCGTAAAGGTGCCTTTCTGATTAATGTCAAGTCACACATGGACAACGGTACCTGCACCATCTGCAAGAACCGCTTTCAGGGAGGTCAGATGCAGAAACTTCCCTCAGCCGTGCTGGACTGGCGTCCCTTCAGCCGCTGCAGCAAACAGCTTTCTAGTGCTCTTCATCATTCTGTTGACTCCCTCATGAAGAGTTCAACGTCACTTGTTAATAATAACTGGGAAATGGATCTTAGCCTGGATGACATGGGAAAGGTGATTTTTGGAGGGAGTCGATCAGATATTGCTCAATTTGCCCATTCTCAGAATACAATGGATAAGGCAACATTTGCCCTTCATGAGATCAGCTGTACATACTACAG TTACAGAATAACAGACCATCCAGAGCTCAGCGGTGAATTCTTAAAACATCTCCAGAAGCTTCCGGCACGCTATGATGCACAAACAAAACCTTTGTACCGAATGACCATTGATACATACGGCACTCACTACATACGCCAAGTCCATCTGGGAGGGCGAGTGAGGCGGGTCACGGCTTTTCGAACATGTCTTGCAACCCTGAAGGGCTTCTCAGAGACCGATATCAAAAACTGTTTGAATATTGAGTTAAAAATCACTTTGGGGTTCTTGCCAGGCAATGCCTCGCTTTCCAACAAATGCTCTCAAATACTTAAGGATAATCTGAGCATGGGTTTCTACCAGGGCTTCATGACACACAAGACAGAGGTGCTGGGTGGAGAGAAATACTTCCCAGACCTTGTTTTAAACCAAAGCCCAGCTGAAGCTTACACAAACTGGATGATGAGCTTGCATGACAACCCTGACGTTATTTCATATGCTATTTTCCCTCTCCATCATCTGGTGGCGGATCCTGAAGTTAGTTCCAACCTAAAAAAGGCAGTAACAGAATATATTGAGGAGAACATGATTTCTGTAGACCACAAGGAGAATCAAGAATGCTCTCAAACATCAAATCTGGATCATAACTGCTGTCCTATGAGAGCCGGTCGTGGCACATTAATAGTGTTAGTGCAGAGAGCAGCAGCACTGAAGGCTGATCTCTTCACACGCACTGATGGTTATGTCAAAGTCTGGTATAACCTAATGTATGAAGAAACTGAGGTGGTTATGAACAATAATGATCCTGAGTGGAATATCACCTATAATTTTGGATCAGTTGAGTTTGGTCATGAACTCATATTTGAGGTGTGGGACAGTGATGTGATTTATAATGACATGGTGGGGAAATGTGTGGTCAGTCCTGAACGTGGGATTCACTCACACAGCTGTAAATTAAAGAAAGGTGTCCTTTATTTCACCTACAAGGCTTCTTGTGATGCTCATCTGACTGGACCCAGGTGTAGCAGATATTCACCAAAAATGTGA